One window from the genome of Pandoraea fibrosis encodes:
- a CDS encoding YbfB/YjiJ family MFS transporter, which yields MPAILADSDRTDSLRQPSPERAAWRIALSCMLALAIAMGIGRFAFTPMLPLMLHERLTDIQHGSWLASLNYAGYFIGALSCMWLRLTPTLIIRFALASTVVLTLAMGLLESFAVWAVVRTLAGVMSSWAMVFSAGWGFRRLAELRMPSLGGVIFAGPGAGIVVTGLLANLNNTLAWPARGGWLLCGVLALALLVVIWRTFVADAPAEVARSTKPADTASASAHAVNHGSGESVIPVTVLYGFAGFGYIITATFLPVIARQALPGSPWPDLFFPLLGLMVIPGAIIGARAPLAWDNRLLLAACYVMQGAGVGIGIVLPNVVGFALGSVLVGLPFTAITVYAVRECRRLRGDNANGLIGLVTASYGIGQIVGPLVAAPLVEATGSFTAALLCASGVLVLGAIGFVWDWRRSLERAP from the coding sequence ATGCCAGCCATACTCGCCGATTCCGACAGAACCGACTCGTTGCGTCAGCCCTCGCCCGAACGCGCTGCATGGCGCATTGCGCTGTCCTGCATGCTGGCTCTGGCCATTGCCATGGGCATTGGCCGCTTCGCCTTCACGCCCATGCTGCCGCTGATGCTGCACGAGCGGCTCACCGACATTCAACATGGCAGTTGGCTTGCTTCGCTCAATTACGCGGGGTACTTCATCGGGGCGCTGTCCTGCATGTGGCTGCGTCTCACGCCGACGCTCATCATCCGTTTCGCCCTTGCCTCGACCGTCGTGCTGACGCTGGCGATGGGGCTGCTCGAGTCGTTTGCCGTGTGGGCCGTTGTACGCACGCTGGCCGGGGTGATGAGTTCCTGGGCGATGGTGTTCTCGGCCGGATGGGGGTTTCGCAGACTCGCCGAGCTTCGCATGCCGAGTCTGGGCGGCGTGATCTTCGCGGGACCCGGTGCAGGCATCGTGGTGACGGGCTTGCTTGCGAACCTGAACAACACGCTGGCGTGGCCCGCACGCGGCGGCTGGTTGCTGTGTGGTGTGCTGGCGCTGGCGTTGCTGGTGGTCATCTGGCGCACATTCGTTGCCGACGCTCCGGCGGAAGTCGCCCGGTCCACGAAGCCCGCGGACACGGCCAGCGCCTCGGCGCATGCCGTCAATCACGGCAGTGGCGAAAGCGTCATTCCGGTCACGGTGCTCTATGGCTTTGCCGGGTTCGGTTACATCATCACGGCGACCTTCCTGCCGGTGATCGCGCGTCAGGCATTGCCTGGCTCACCGTGGCCCGACCTCTTTTTCCCATTGCTCGGCTTGATGGTGATACCGGGGGCGATCATCGGCGCGCGTGCGCCGCTTGCCTGGGACAATCGACTGCTGCTTGCTGCCTGCTACGTCATGCAAGGCGCGGGGGTGGGGATCGGTATCGTGCTGCCGAACGTGGTGGGCTTCGCGTTGGGCAGTGTGCTCGTCGGACTGCCATTCACGGCGATCACCGTGTATGCCGTGCGCGAGTGCCGACGCCTGCGTGGGGACAATGCCAATGGCCTGATCGGACTGGTGACGGCATCCTACGGGATCGGTCAGATCGTCGGGCCACTGGTGGCCGCGCCGCTGGTCGAAGCGACCGGCAGCTTTACGGCGGCGCTGCTCTGCGCGAGTGGCGTGCTCGTGTTGGGTGCCATCGGCTTCGTGTGGGATTGGCGACGTTCGCTCGAGCGCGCGCCCTGA